In a single window of the Zea mays cultivar B73 chromosome 5, Zm-B73-REFERENCE-NAM-5.0, whole genome shotgun sequence genome:
- the LOC103627511 gene encoding acyl-acyl carrier protein thioesterase ATL4, chloroplastic isoform X4, giving the protein MELGSMRLRCCPQAPPNKIKPLPRTISAGARRLCSRRRRAGALLHVAAPDSRPLETVCADSTGQGTKPRDDDKFCLVEMEVRDCELDQYGLVSSDVYVDYLENAREVFASRLGIGRDSIARTGNALALSEQKLNYYTPLKRGARFVVMVRVVQIKGARMVLEHFVETLPPERKLVLEATATVVFLDKDYRPTRVFPEVASKMRLHFF; this is encoded by the exons ATGGAGCTCGGCAGCATGCGGCTTCGCTGTTGCCCCCAGGCGCCTCCAAACAAGATTAAACCACTACCTAGAACGATCAGTGCTGGAGCTCGGCGTCtctgcagccgccgccgccgcgcaggAGCTCTGCTGCATGTCGCTGCCCCAGACTCGCGTCCCCTTGAGACCGTCTGCGCAGACAGCACCGGCCAAGGCACAAAACCGAG ggacgacgacaagtttTGCCTGGTGGAGATGGAGGTCCGTGACTGCGAGCTTGACCAGTACGGGCTTGTCAGCAGTGATGTATACGTGGATTACCTCGAAAATG CTCGGGAAGTGTTTGCTTCGAGGCTCGGCATCGGCAGAGATTCGATCGCACGAACAGGCAACGCTCTGGCACTCTCCGAGCAGAAACTCAACTACTACACGCCTCTCAAG CGTGGCGCTAGGTTCGTTGTCATGGTGAGGGTCGTCCAGATCAAGGGCGCGCGGATGGTCCTCGAGCACTTCGTCGAGACGCTGCCGCCGGAGCGCAAG CTCGTCCTGGAAGCGACGGCCACCGTGGTCTTCCTCGACAAAGACTACCGTCCGACGCGCGTGTTCCCGGAGGTGGCGTCCAAGATGCGGCTGCACTTCTTCTGA
- the LOC103627511 gene encoding acyl-acyl carrier protein thioesterase ATL4, chloroplastic isoform X3 — protein MELGSMRLRCCPQAPPNKIKPLPRTISAGARRLCSRRRRAGALLHVAAPDSRPLETVCADSTGQGTKPRFSRPPGSSICVLLSLFSIVDDAMYRDDDKFCLVEMEVRDCELDQYGLVSSDVYVDYLENAREVFASRLGIGRDSIARTGNALALSEQKLNYYTPLKRGARFVVMVRVVQIKGARMVLEHFVETLPPERKLVLEATATVVFLDKDYRPTRVFPEVASKMRLHFF, from the exons ATGGAGCTCGGCAGCATGCGGCTTCGCTGTTGCCCCCAGGCGCCTCCAAACAAGATTAAACCACTACCTAGAACGATCAGTGCTGGAGCTCGGCGTCtctgcagccgccgccgccgcgcaggAGCTCTGCTGCATGTCGCTGCCCCAGACTCGCGTCCCCTTGAGACCGTCTGCGCAGACAGCACCGGCCAAGGCACAAAACCGAGGTTCTCCCGCCCCCCTGGTTCTTCGATCTGTGTGTTGCTTTCTCTATTTAGTATAGTGGATGACGCGAtgtacagggacgacgacaagtttTGCCTGGTGGAGATGGAGGTCCGTGACTGCGAGCTTGACCAGTACGGGCTTGTCAGCAGTGATGTATACGTGGATTACCTCGAAAATG CTCGGGAAGTGTTTGCTTCGAGGCTCGGCATCGGCAGAGATTCGATCGCACGAACAGGCAACGCTCTGGCACTCTCCGAGCAGAAACTCAACTACTACACGCCTCTCAAG CGTGGCGCTAGGTTCGTTGTCATGGTGAGGGTCGTCCAGATCAAGGGCGCGCGGATGGTCCTCGAGCACTTCGTCGAGACGCTGCCGCCGGAGCGCAAG CTCGTCCTGGAAGCGACGGCCACCGTGGTCTTCCTCGACAAAGACTACCGTCCGACGCGCGTGTTCCCGGAGGTGGCGTCCAAGATGCGGCTGCACTTCTTCTGA
- the LOC103627511 gene encoding acyl-acyl carrier protein thioesterase ATL4, chloroplastic isoform X2, with protein sequence MELGSMRLRCCPQAPPNKIKPLPRTISAGARRLCSRRRRAGALLHVAAPDSRPLETVCADSTGQGTKPRDDDKFCLVEMEVRDCELDQYGLVSSDVYVDYLENGRQHCNMGCASASRSIITSPISFLFLLGSYLAREVFASRLGIGRDSIARTGNALALSEQKLNYYTPLKRGARFVVMVRVVQIKGARMVLEHFVETLPPERKLVLEATATVVFLDKDYRPTRVFPEVASKMRLHFF encoded by the exons ATGGAGCTCGGCAGCATGCGGCTTCGCTGTTGCCCCCAGGCGCCTCCAAACAAGATTAAACCACTACCTAGAACGATCAGTGCTGGAGCTCGGCGTCtctgcagccgccgccgccgcgcaggAGCTCTGCTGCATGTCGCTGCCCCAGACTCGCGTCCCCTTGAGACCGTCTGCGCAGACAGCACCGGCCAAGGCACAAAACCGAG ggacgacgacaagtttTGCCTGGTGGAGATGGAGGTCCGTGACTGCGAGCTTGACCAGTACGGGCTTGTCAGCAGTGATGTATACGTGGATTACCTCGAAAATGGTCGGCAGCACTGTAATATGGGTTGTGCTTCGGCTTCTCGATCAATTATTACTTCACCTATTTCTTTTTTGTTTTTACTTGGATCCTATCTAGCTCGGGAAGTGTTTGCTTCGAGGCTCGGCATCGGCAGAGATTCGATCGCACGAACAGGCAACGCTCTGGCACTCTCCGAGCAGAAACTCAACTACTACACGCCTCTCAAG CGTGGCGCTAGGTTCGTTGTCATGGTGAGGGTCGTCCAGATCAAGGGCGCGCGGATGGTCCTCGAGCACTTCGTCGAGACGCTGCCGCCGGAGCGCAAG CTCGTCCTGGAAGCGACGGCCACCGTGGTCTTCCTCGACAAAGACTACCGTCCGACGCGCGTGTTCCCGGAGGTGGCGTCCAAGATGCGGCTGCACTTCTTCTGA
- the LOC103627511 gene encoding acyl-acyl carrier protein thioesterase ATL4, chloroplastic isoform X1, with protein MELGSMRLRCCPQAPPNKIKPLPRTISAGARRLCSRRRRAGALLHVAAPDSRPLETVCADSTGQGTKPRFSRPPGSSICVLLSLFSIVDDAMYRDDDKFCLVEMEVRDCELDQYGLVSSDVYVDYLENGRQHCNMGCASASRSIITSPISFLFLLGSYLAREVFASRLGIGRDSIARTGNALALSEQKLNYYTPLKRGARFVVMVRVVQIKGARMVLEHFVETLPPERKLVLEATATVVFLDKDYRPTRVFPEVASKMRLHFF; from the exons ATGGAGCTCGGCAGCATGCGGCTTCGCTGTTGCCCCCAGGCGCCTCCAAACAAGATTAAACCACTACCTAGAACGATCAGTGCTGGAGCTCGGCGTCtctgcagccgccgccgccgcgcaggAGCTCTGCTGCATGTCGCTGCCCCAGACTCGCGTCCCCTTGAGACCGTCTGCGCAGACAGCACCGGCCAAGGCACAAAACCGAGGTTCTCCCGCCCCCCTGGTTCTTCGATCTGTGTGTTGCTTTCTCTATTTAGTATAGTGGATGACGCGAtgtacagggacgacgacaagtttTGCCTGGTGGAGATGGAGGTCCGTGACTGCGAGCTTGACCAGTACGGGCTTGTCAGCAGTGATGTATACGTGGATTACCTCGAAAATGGTCGGCAGCACTGTAATATGGGTTGTGCTTCGGCTTCTCGATCAATTATTACTTCACCTATTTCTTTTTTGTTTTTACTTGGATCCTATCTAGCTCGGGAAGTGTTTGCTTCGAGGCTCGGCATCGGCAGAGATTCGATCGCACGAACAGGCAACGCTCTGGCACTCTCCGAGCAGAAACTCAACTACTACACGCCTCTCAAG CGTGGCGCTAGGTTCGTTGTCATGGTGAGGGTCGTCCAGATCAAGGGCGCGCGGATGGTCCTCGAGCACTTCGTCGAGACGCTGCCGCCGGAGCGCAAG CTCGTCCTGGAAGCGACGGCCACCGTGGTCTTCCTCGACAAAGACTACCGTCCGACGCGCGTGTTCCCGGAGGTGGCGTCCAAGATGCGGCTGCACTTCTTCTGA
- the LOC100282867 gene encoding peroxisomal biogenesis factor 19, with protein MASSNSAAPAPADGGDDLDQLLDSALDDFTNLDLSASAAPKSSGEASGSGSGGKGPVKGLGLGLPDPKAPKRRAGKQPPPRGACAKEALEELTRETREAVRGLETATGSVPSLDDDAMMEEFVKQFQEFAGAQDMDSIVETMMQQLLSKEILHEPMKDIVEKYPKWLEDNKDKISKEEYGRYNNQLELMVKLIEVYENDPENMTRIFDIMQNMQECGQPPSDLVQDIVPDLDLSKLGQLSPEMLESAPNCCVM; from the exons ATGGCCTCGTCCAACTCCGCCGCCCCGGCTCCCGCCGACGGGGGCGACGACCTCGACCAGCTCCTCGACAGCGCGCTCGACGACTTCACCAACCTCGATCTCTCTGCCTCTGCCGCCCCCAAAAG CTCCGGCGAGGCATCGGGGTCAGGATCGGGAGGCAAGGGGCCAGTGAAGGGGCTGGGGCTGGGGCTTCCGGACCCCAAGGCGCCGAAGCGGCGCGCGGGGAAGCAGCCGCCGCCGAGGGGCGCGTGCGCCAAAGAGGCGCTCGAGGAGCTGACGCGCGAGACGCGGGAGGCTGTGCGCGGTCTCGAGACGGCCACTGGGAGTGTCCCGTCACTGGACGATGACGCCATGATGGAGGAGTTTGTCAAGCAGTTCCAGGAGTTCGCAGGGGCACAG GATATGGACTCCATTGTTGAAACAATGATGCAGCAACTTCTGTCCAAGGAGATTCTTCATGAGCCCATGAAGGACATTGTAGAAAAGTATCCAAAATGGCTGGAAGATAATAAAGATAAGATAAGCAAAGAAGAATATGGGCGTTATAATAATCAGCTTGAACTCATGGTGAAGCTTATTGAGGTCTATGAAAATGATCCTGAGAACATGACTAGGATTTTTGACATCATGCAAAACATGCAAGAATGTGGTCAACCCCCCAGTGATCTTGTCCAAGATATTGTACCTGATCTGGATCTAAGCAAGTTGGGACAACT GTCTCCTGAGATGCTTGAATCAGCTCCAAATTGTTGCGTAATGTGA
- the LOC100282867 gene encoding peroxisomal biogenesis factor 19 isoform X1, which yields MASSNSAAPAPADGGDDLDQLLDSALDDFTNLDLSASAAPKSSGEASGSGSGGKGPVKGLGLGLPDPKAPKRRAGKQPPPRGACAKEALEELTRETREAVRGLETATGSVPSLDDDAMMEEFVKQFQEFAGAQDMDSIVETMMQQLLSKEILHEPMKDIVEKYPKWLEDNKDKISKEEYGRYNNQLELMVKLIEVYENDPENMTRIFDIMQNMQECGQPPSDLVQDIVPDLDLSKLGQL from the exons ATGGCCTCGTCCAACTCCGCCGCCCCGGCTCCCGCCGACGGGGGCGACGACCTCGACCAGCTCCTCGACAGCGCGCTCGACGACTTCACCAACCTCGATCTCTCTGCCTCTGCCGCCCCCAAAAG CTCCGGCGAGGCATCGGGGTCAGGATCGGGAGGCAAGGGGCCAGTGAAGGGGCTGGGGCTGGGGCTTCCGGACCCCAAGGCGCCGAAGCGGCGCGCGGGGAAGCAGCCGCCGCCGAGGGGCGCGTGCGCCAAAGAGGCGCTCGAGGAGCTGACGCGCGAGACGCGGGAGGCTGTGCGCGGTCTCGAGACGGCCACTGGGAGTGTCCCGTCACTGGACGATGACGCCATGATGGAGGAGTTTGTCAAGCAGTTCCAGGAGTTCGCAGGGGCACAG GATATGGACTCCATTGTTGAAACAATGATGCAGCAACTTCTGTCCAAGGAGATTCTTCATGAGCCCATGAAGGACATTGTAGAAAAGTATCCAAAATGGCTGGAAGATAATAAAGATAAGATAAGCAAAGAAGAATATGGGCGTTATAATAATCAGCTTGAACTCATGGTGAAGCTTATTGAGGTCTATGAAAATGATCCTGAGAACATGACTAGGATTTTTGACATCATGCAAAACATGCAAGAATGTGGTCAACCCCCCAGTGATCTTGTCCAAGATATTGTACCTGATCTGGATCTAAGCAAGTTGGGACAACTGTGA